The window CGTCACCTCCAGCAGCAGGCGGGCGCGGTTTTTGATGCTGCCGCCGTAGTCGTCGGTGCGCTGGTTGGCACCCGTTTTGAGGAACTGGTCGATCAGGTAGCCGTTGGCCGCGTGGATTTCGACACCATCAAAGCCCGACGCAATGGCGTTGCGCGCGGCGTGGCGGTAGTCCTGCACGATGCCGGGGATCTCTTCGGCATCAAGCGCGCGGGGCATGGAGGTGGGGGTGAAGGTGGGCACGCCGTCCTTGATGAGCACGGTCTTGGTGTTGGCCTGCACGGCCGAGGGTGCGACGGGCGCGGCGTTGCCGGGTTGCAGGTCGGTGTGCGAGACGCGGCCCACATGCCACAGCTGCACCACGATCTTGCCGCCGGCATCGTGCACGGCGCGGGTCACCTTCTTCCAGCCGTCCAATTGTTCGGTGCCGTACAGGCCGGGCACATCCGCATAGCCCTGGGCTTGCGGGCTGATGGCCGTGGCCTCGGAAATGATGAGACCGGCACTGGCGCGCTGTGCGTAGTAGGTGGCGACCAGGTCGGTGGGGATGGCCTCGGGCGAGCGGTTGCGCGTGAGCGGCGCCATGGCGATGCGGTTGGCCAGCTGAAGGTCGCCCGCGCGGGTGGGTTCAAACAAAGAGGTCATGGTGAGAGTCCTGAGAAAGACGATGTGCAAAAAAGCAGGCTGACAGCTTAATGCTGCAGCGCAAAACGTGCAGCGCACCGGCGTCAACAAGGGCTCCGGTTTTGTGTTAGCCCGGTCGCTCAGGTCCGTCGTGCCTGCAGCGTCGCGGCCCTTGCATGAGAATGAACAGCCATGTCCCTGCCACCGCCCCCCGCACCGTTCCCCGTTTCCCCGTTGCGCAGCCTGTGGCTCGCCGTGGCCCTGTCGATGGGGGCTGCCATTTCACTGGGCATCACGCGGTTTGCCTATGCCCTGTTGCTACCGCCCATGCGCGAAGACCTGGGCTGGTCGTACACGCTGGCAGGGGGCATGAACACGGCGAATGCGCTGGGCTACTTGCTCGGCGCTCTGGCCACGCCCTGGCTGTTGCGGCGCGTGGCGCCAGGGGCTGTGCTGCTGGCGGGTGCGGTGATGGCCACGGTGTTCATGGGCCTGAGCGGCTTTTTCACGCAGGCGGCACCCCTCCTGGTGCAGCGCCTGCTGGCCGGTGGGGCCAGTGCGCTGGTGTTCATTGCCGGTGGCCTGCTCGCGGCGCGGCTGGGTGCCCAGGTGCCGGGGCGCAGCGGTTTGTTGCTGGGCCTGTATTACGGTGGCACGGGTTGGGGCATCAGCCTGTCGGCGCTGCTGGTGCCCGCGGTGCTGGCAGCGGCCCCCGCACCGCACAGCTGGACCTGGGCCTGGTGGGCGCTCGCGCTGGCCTGTGTGGCGGCCACGGCGGCGCTGCTGTGGCCGGCGCGGGTGTTGCACGGGCTCGCTGCACCCGTGGCCGCGGCTTCCGGGACCACACCGGCGGCTGCAGTGCCCGACCGCGTGCGCTGGCGGGCCTTGGCCCCTGCGCTGCTGGGTTACGGCCTGTTTGGCGTGGGCTATATCGGCTACATGACCTTTGTGGTGGCGCTGCTGAGCGAGCAGGGCCGGGGTGCGGGCGAGGTGACGCTGTTCTACGCCCTGCTGGGGCTGGCTGTGGTGCTGTCGTCGCGCATCTGGGCCGGGCTGCTGGACCGCAGCCGGGGCGGTGAGGCCCTGGCGCGCCTGAATGCGCTGCTGGGCATGGCCACCATCCTGCCCGCCATCACCGGGGCCTGGCCGGTGGTGTTGGCCTCGGGGCTGCTGTTTGGCGGGGTGTTTTTGTCGGTGGTGGCATCGACCACGGCGCTGGTGCGGCACAACCTGCCGCAGGCGCTGTGGGCCAGCGGCATCAGCGCGTTCACCATCGTGTTTGCGGCCGGGCAGATCGTGGGGCCCACGGTGGTGGGCTGGATCGCCGATGGGCCTGGAGGCCTGGCGCGCGGGCTGGTGTTCTCGGCCTGCGCGCTGTGGGTAGGGGCGCTGGTGGCGTGGCGGCAGCGCCCCTTGTAGCCCCAGCCTTACTTCAGCAGCCCTTCAGCCTTCATCGCGGCTTGCACTGCGGGGCGGGCACCCACGCGTTCACGGTAGGCCGCCAGGTTCGCCAGGCCGGAGATGTCGAGCTTGGTGGGCTGGGTCCAGTTGGTCACGGTGAACAGGTAGCCATCGGCCACGGTGAACTGGTCGCCCATCAGGTACTGCTTGCCGGCGAGCTGGCTGTCCACCCACTGCAGGCGCTGCAGCAGGCGCTCACGCACCATGGGCTTGTAGTCTTCGGGTGTGGCGGGGTTGAACAGGGGGCTGAAACCCTTGTGCAGTTCGGTGCCGATGAAGGTCAGCCACTCTTGCAGGCGGTAGCGCGCCAGGGTGCCGTTGGCGGGGGCCAGCTGCTTGTCGGGCACTTGATCCGCGATGTACTGCACGATGGCGGGGCCTTCGCGCAGGCGCTCGCCGTTGTCCAGCTCCAGCAAGGGCACGTAGCCCAGGGGGTTGATGCCGTAGTAGTCGGTGCCATCCTGGAGCTTGTGGCTCTTGGTGCTGGCCAGCACGGGGGTGTGGGCTAGGCCGGCTTCGTGCAGGGCGATGTGGGGCGACAGGGAGCAGGCGCCGGGGGAGTAGTAAAGCTTCATGGATCGGTCCTTGAAAACGGTCGGAAACCGCCGATCCTATGCGCTGCGCAGCTTTCTTGCTGGCCGCCTACGCTGCACAGGCCCCGGAGGCGGAAACTGGCACGGCCCAAGTCAGTGCCGCCGTGCAAGGGCCGCCCTGCCGCACGGGCGGCGTCCCCCTGGGGGAGGGCGCCGAAGGCGACACAGGGGGGTTAGGTGTCGTAGCCTGGAAGGTCGCGCTGCACCTTGCGCAGCAGCGCGGGCCAGGCAAAGGCACCGCCCAGGCCGCCGGTCTGCACGCGCATGGCCTGGGCCACGCCGCTCACGATTTGCGGGTTCACCTGCGTCAGTTCGCCACCCGCCTGCGCATCGATCTGGATGCGGCAGGTGTTCTCGAAGGTGTACATCGACAAGAATGCGTCGGCAATCGTCTTGCCCACGGTCAGCAGGCCGTGGTTGCGCAGCATGAGGAAGTTGGCCTCGCCCAGGTCGGCCTGCAGGCGCGGCTTTTCTTCGTCGCGGAAGGCCACGCCTTCGTACTCGTGGTACGCCAGCGAGCCCAGCACAAAGGTGCTTTGTTGGCTGATGGGCAGCACGCCGCCCTTTTGCGCGCTGACGGCCACGCCGGCGCGGGTGTGG of the Acidovorax sp. 107 genome contains:
- a CDS encoding alkene reductase, with the protein product MTSLFEPTRAGDLQLANRIAMAPLTRNRSPEAIPTDLVATYYAQRASAGLIISEATAISPQAQGYADVPGLYGTEQLDGWKKVTRAVHDAGGKIVVQLWHVGRVSHTDLQPGNAAPVAPSAVQANTKTVLIKDGVPTFTPTSMPRALDAEEIPGIVQDYRHAARNAIASGFDGVEIHAANGYLIDQFLKTGANQRTDDYGGSIKNRARLLLEVTRAIVEEIGGGRTGIRLSPVTPANDIVDADPQPLFDHVVRQLAPLGLAYIHVIEGATGGPREVEGRPFDYASLKAAYHAAGGKGAWMVNNAYTRELADAALAKGADIVAFGRPFIANPDLVARLKANAPLNEVNRATLYGGGAEGYTDYPVLSA
- a CDS encoding YbfB/YjiJ family MFS transporter, with amino-acid sequence MSLPPPPAPFPVSPLRSLWLAVALSMGAAISLGITRFAYALLLPPMREDLGWSYTLAGGMNTANALGYLLGALATPWLLRRVAPGAVLLAGAVMATVFMGLSGFFTQAAPLLVQRLLAGGASALVFIAGGLLAARLGAQVPGRSGLLLGLYYGGTGWGISLSALLVPAVLAAAPAPHSWTWAWWALALACVAATAALLWPARVLHGLAAPVAAASGTTPAAAVPDRVRWRALAPALLGYGLFGVGYIGYMTFVVALLSEQGRGAGEVTLFYALLGLAVVLSSRIWAGLLDRSRGGEALARLNALLGMATILPAITGAWPVVLASGLLFGGVFLSVVASTTALVRHNLPQALWASGISAFTIVFAAGQIVGPTVVGWIADGPGGLARGLVFSACALWVGALVAWRQRPL
- the gstA gene encoding glutathione transferase GstA — its product is MKLYYSPGACSLSPHIALHEAGLAHTPVLASTKSHKLQDGTDYYGINPLGYVPLLELDNGERLREGPAIVQYIADQVPDKQLAPANGTLARYRLQEWLTFIGTELHKGFSPLFNPATPEDYKPMVRERLLQRLQWVDSQLAGKQYLMGDQFTVADGYLFTVTNWTQPTKLDISGLANLAAYRERVGARPAVQAAMKAEGLLK
- a CDS encoding class II aldolase/adducin family protein, translating into MLNIPSLQGSVSPEEWQLRCDLAACYRLVALYGWSDLVFTHISAKLPESVSGPGEHHFLINPYGLMFDEITASSLIKVDMQCNKLHESPFPVNPAGFVIHSAVHEARPEAGCVLHTHTRAGVAVSAQKGGVLPISQQSTFVLGSLAYHEYEGVAFRDEEKPRLQADLGEANFLMLRNHGLLTVGKTIADAFLSMYTFENTCRIQIDAQAGGELTQVNPQIVSGVAQAMRVQTGGLGGAFAWPALLRKVQRDLPGYDT